In Streptantibioticus cattleyicolor NRRL 8057 = DSM 46488, a genomic segment contains:
- a CDS encoding flavin reductase family protein: MRVDFDPEALGRNAFYKLLTSVVVPRPIAWVSTVSADGTANLAPHSFFTVSSVQPPIVQFSSVGRKDSLRNVEETGEFVVNLAPEHLFEQINATATDFPRGTGEFDAVGIAREPSLRVKPPRVADSPVALECVVHSTVGFGDSTVVFGRVVHVAVSEAVLDDGHPEVRRLRPLARLGKDEWGTVGEVREIKRIRFADWPGSGE, encoded by the coding sequence ATGCGTGTTGACTTTGATCCCGAAGCCCTGGGCCGCAACGCCTTCTACAAGCTGCTCACCTCGGTCGTCGTGCCCCGCCCGATCGCCTGGGTGTCCACCGTCTCCGCGGACGGCACCGCCAACCTCGCCCCGCACTCGTTCTTCACCGTCTCCTCCGTCCAGCCCCCGATCGTGCAGTTCAGCTCGGTGGGCCGGAAGGACTCGCTGCGCAACGTCGAGGAGACCGGGGAGTTCGTGGTCAACCTCGCCCCCGAGCACCTCTTCGAGCAGATCAACGCCACGGCCACCGACTTCCCCCGGGGCACCGGCGAATTCGACGCGGTGGGGATCGCCAGGGAACCGAGCCTCCGGGTCAAGCCGCCCCGGGTGGCCGACTCCCCGGTCGCGCTGGAATGCGTCGTGCACAGCACCGTCGGCTTCGGCGACAGCACCGTGGTCTTCGGCCGGGTGGTGCACGTCGCGGTGTCGGAGGCGGTGCTCGACGACGGCCACCCGGAGGTGCGCCGCCTGCGCCCCCTCGCCCGGCTCGGCAAGGACGAGTGGGGAACGGTCGGCGAGGTGCGGGAGATCAAGCGGATCCGCTTCGCCGACTGGCCCGGCAGCGGCGAGTAA
- a CDS encoding DUF6881 domain-containing protein, which translates to MEYIRVDWIHELEDEPVTYLSEIGEGRYEIRKVQIFRDGRTEWADAEHETATVGLSEIPFLSLEEIDSQSEFVSSLISAEDFEQAWIRARES; encoded by the coding sequence GTGGAATACATCCGTGTCGACTGGATTCATGAGCTTGAAGACGAGCCAGTCACCTATTTGAGCGAAATTGGTGAGGGTCGCTACGAGATCCGCAAGGTTCAGATCTTCCGCGATGGCCGGACGGAATGGGCGGACGCGGAGCATGAAACTGCCACTGTGGGGCTGTCCGAGATTCCTTTCCTCTCCTTGGAGGAGATTGACTCGCAGTCAGAGTTCGTGTCGTCGCTGATTTCTGCGGAAGACTTCGAACAGGCATGGATTCGCGCAAGGGAGTCTTAG
- a CDS encoding MFS transporter yields the protein MSIESPDNDITSERPGEGGRLAGGGPEAWEWRNFALLTASTVVTTVGSSGAAIASAFAVLEAGGDGTGVGIVAAARTVPLVVFLLVGGALADRLPRHRVMVGANVLNCLSQAAFALLVLTGHPALWQMAALAALGGTGQAFFQPAAQGMVLSSVSGPRAGRAFALYRMGANTSSILGTALCGALVAAIGPGWVLAVDAAGFAVAALMRAFLRVPPGTERAGTSGMLGDLRDGWREFVSRRWLWGIVVQFSVVNAVITAAEAVYGPLVAKEHLGGARPWGLALAVFGVGTLAGGALMTRWKPRRLLFAGTLAVFPLVLPTLALAALAPVPVLAAAMLVAGVGVEVFSVAWMTALHQEIPEEKMSRISAYDWFGSVALTPVGTALAGPAADAFGMSAALWGAAALVVVLTSAVLVVPEVRRLARTA from the coding sequence GTGAGTATCGAGAGCCCCGACAACGACATCACGTCCGAGCGGCCCGGGGAGGGCGGGAGGCTTGCGGGTGGCGGTCCGGAGGCGTGGGAGTGGCGCAATTTCGCCCTGCTGACGGCGTCGACGGTGGTGACCACCGTCGGGAGTTCGGGGGCGGCCATCGCGTCGGCGTTCGCGGTGCTGGAGGCCGGGGGCGACGGCACCGGGGTGGGGATCGTGGCGGCGGCGCGCACCGTGCCGTTGGTGGTCTTCCTGCTGGTCGGCGGCGCGCTGGCGGACCGGTTGCCGCGGCACCGGGTGATGGTGGGCGCCAACGTCCTCAACTGCCTTTCGCAGGCGGCCTTCGCGCTGCTGGTGCTCACCGGGCACCCCGCGCTGTGGCAGATGGCGGCGCTGGCCGCGCTGGGCGGCACCGGGCAGGCGTTCTTCCAGCCCGCCGCGCAGGGCATGGTGCTCTCCAGCGTGTCGGGTCCGCGGGCGGGGCGGGCGTTCGCGCTGTACCGAATGGGGGCCAACACCTCGTCGATCCTGGGCACCGCGTTGTGCGGTGCGCTGGTGGCCGCGATCGGGCCGGGATGGGTGCTCGCGGTGGACGCGGCGGGGTTCGCCGTGGCGGCGCTGATGCGGGCGTTCCTGCGGGTGCCGCCGGGTACGGAGCGGGCGGGGACGTCGGGCATGCTGGGTGATCTGCGCGACGGGTGGCGGGAGTTCGTCTCGCGGCGCTGGCTGTGGGGCATCGTGGTGCAGTTCTCGGTGGTCAACGCCGTGATCACGGCGGCGGAGGCGGTCTACGGTCCGCTGGTGGCCAAGGAGCATCTGGGCGGGGCGCGTCCGTGGGGGCTGGCGCTGGCGGTGTTCGGGGTGGGGACGCTGGCGGGCGGGGCGTTGATGACCCGGTGGAAGCCGCGTCGGCTGCTGTTCGCCGGGACGCTGGCGGTCTTCCCGCTGGTGCTGCCGACGCTGGCGCTGGCCGCGTTGGCGCCGGTGCCGGTGCTGGCGGCGGCGATGCTGGTCGCCGGGGTGGGCGTGGAGGTCTTTTCGGTCGCCTGGATGACCGCGCTGCACCAGGAGATACCGGAGGAGAAGATGTCCCGGATCTCCGCCTACGACTGGTTCGGTTCGGTGGCGTTGACGCCGGTGGGCACCGCGCTGGCCGGGCCCGCCGCGGACGCGTTCGGGATGTCGGCCGCGTTGTGGGGCGCCGCGGCGCTGGTGGTGGTGCTGACCTCGGCGGTGCTGGTGGTGCCGGAGGTACGGCGGCTGGCGCGCACGGCGTGA
- a CDS encoding ricin-type beta-trefoil lectin domain protein, with the protein MWVADPNQVPSQTVTVHDGQGRVTASQQWSKAVEQWQSTTAYVGVDRIDTTPPAGGTAKTVFTNALGQTTANWAYDDTATPTGKPSDAVITSYTYTPAGRVATMSDNAGNKWAYDYDLLGEETRQTDPDTGTTTFDRYSETGDLLQTTDARGQTLSYAYDDLGRKTAEYSGAWSATPDPSKELASWAYDTLAQGYPTSSTRYVGGASGAAYTEAVTGYDTAYRPLGSSVTIPSSVGFPSNGTGSYSNTYTSTNVYSTNVGLLAETHYNADGGLPDETVGYGYDLQGLLTGFGGTKAYLDNVNYSPMGQPLDATWGLYGTQLNTTQTWDPATGRLATSSVNLQTSAKTAPDNTTFAYDQAGDLTSVSDSQSGGAATDTQCFTYDRLQRLVTAWTDTAGTTPPGVGSVAACKTTTPTAATVGGPAPYWQTYSYDLLGDRTQQVKHDTGGNSANDVTQAATYPSADGSAATLPNAATQITTTGPNGTATMVPTYGDGAGNTTSRTVITDGPLVSGLTRSGTKLCADASSSGTADDNKIDITTCNGGSAQKWVIGTDGTVRVLGKCLDVAGGGTAKGTKAVLNTCNGNAGQQWKAAANASLINTASGKCLDDPSSSTTNGTQLQIWTCNKTTAQRWTNVTMGNVLPGATQSFSYDAEGRTASVTTPSGGTDQTTGYLYDAGGSLLIQTTPTSKILYLFGGSEQLTLTTSTKAVSALRYYSGPQGVTVPPR; encoded by the coding sequence ATGTGGGTGGCCGACCCCAACCAGGTACCGTCGCAGACCGTCACCGTCCATGACGGCCAAGGCCGAGTGACCGCTTCACAGCAGTGGTCCAAGGCAGTCGAACAGTGGCAGAGCACCACCGCGTACGTCGGAGTCGACCGCATCGACACCACACCGCCCGCCGGAGGCACGGCGAAGACGGTGTTCACCAACGCGCTGGGCCAGACAACCGCGAACTGGGCGTACGACGACACGGCCACACCCACCGGCAAGCCGTCGGACGCGGTGATCACCAGTTACACCTACACGCCGGCAGGCCGTGTCGCCACGATGAGCGACAACGCAGGCAACAAGTGGGCCTACGACTACGACCTGCTCGGTGAGGAGACCCGGCAGACGGATCCGGACACCGGCACCACGACGTTCGACCGGTACAGCGAGACCGGCGATCTGCTGCAGACCACCGACGCGCGCGGCCAGACCCTCTCTTACGCCTACGACGACCTGGGCCGGAAGACCGCCGAGTACTCCGGAGCGTGGTCCGCGACGCCCGACCCGTCCAAGGAACTCGCCTCATGGGCCTACGACACGCTCGCCCAGGGGTACCCCACCTCCTCCACCCGATACGTGGGCGGAGCGAGTGGCGCGGCGTACACCGAGGCGGTGACCGGGTACGACACGGCCTACCGGCCGCTGGGTTCGTCGGTGACGATCCCGTCCAGCGTTGGTTTCCCCAGTAACGGCACCGGCAGCTACTCGAACACGTACACCTCGACGAACGTGTACTCCACCAATGTCGGTCTCCTCGCCGAGACCCACTACAACGCCGACGGCGGCCTACCGGACGAGACGGTCGGCTACGGTTACGACCTGCAAGGCCTGCTGACCGGCTTCGGCGGAACCAAGGCTTACCTGGACAACGTCAACTACAGCCCGATGGGCCAGCCCCTGGACGCCACATGGGGTCTGTACGGCACCCAGCTCAACACCACCCAGACCTGGGACCCGGCGACCGGACGTCTCGCCACGAGCAGCGTCAACCTCCAAACCAGCGCCAAAACCGCACCGGACAACACCACGTTCGCCTACGACCAGGCCGGTGACCTCACCTCGGTCTCCGACAGCCAGAGCGGCGGCGCGGCCACCGACACCCAGTGCTTCACCTACGACCGCCTCCAGCGTCTGGTCACCGCGTGGACCGACACCGCGGGCACCACACCCCCCGGCGTCGGTTCGGTGGCGGCCTGCAAGACAACTACACCCACCGCCGCCACGGTTGGTGGCCCTGCCCCTTACTGGCAGACCTACAGCTACGACCTGCTCGGCGACCGCACCCAACAGGTGAAGCACGACACCGGCGGCAACAGTGCCAACGACGTCACCCAGGCAGCGACGTATCCGAGCGCCGACGGGAGCGCCGCCACACTGCCGAACGCGGCCACCCAGATCACCACCACCGGCCCGAACGGCACGGCGACCATGGTGCCCACGTACGGCGACGGTGCCGGTAACACCACCAGCCGGACCGTCATCACCGACGGTCCACTGGTGTCCGGCCTGACCCGCTCGGGCACCAAGCTGTGCGCAGACGCCTCCTCCTCGGGCACGGCCGACGACAACAAGATCGACATCACGACGTGCAACGGCGGCAGCGCCCAGAAGTGGGTGATCGGTACCGACGGAACGGTCCGGGTGCTGGGCAAGTGTCTGGACGTGGCGGGCGGTGGCACAGCCAAGGGCACGAAGGCCGTCCTGAACACCTGTAACGGCAACGCCGGCCAGCAATGGAAGGCGGCAGCCAACGCCTCCCTGATCAACACGGCCTCGGGCAAGTGCCTGGACGATCCGTCCTCGTCGACGACCAACGGCACGCAACTGCAGATCTGGACGTGCAACAAGACCACCGCCCAGCGGTGGACGAACGTGACGATGGGCAATGTCCTGCCCGGGGCCACGCAGAGCTTCAGCTACGACGCCGAGGGCCGCACCGCTTCGGTCACCACACCTTCCGGAGGCACCGACCAGACGACCGGCTACCTGTACGACGCGGGCGGCAGCCTGCTGATCCAAACCACACCCACAAGCAAGATCCTCTACCTCTTCGGTGGAAGTGAACAACTCACCCTCACCACGAGCACCAAGGCCGTTTCCGCTCTGCGGTACTACTCCGGCCCACAGGGCGTAACCGTGCCGCCGCGGTGA
- a CDS encoding Hint domain-containing protein — protein sequence MITEVALSGGDDAPAAITETVATARDGEEALAAAAEVKNLVREVPEETATASQAPSAPEVGASGGGEKGGGCSFSPVTPVVMAGDKTKPIGDVKPGDKVEAADPKTGNTPGPVRSRRPGSTTTAISST from the coding sequence GTGATCACAGAGGTCGCGCTCAGCGGCGGCGACGATGCTCCTGCAGCGATCACGGAAACTGTCGCAACCGCCCGCGATGGTGAGGAAGCCCTCGCGGCTGCGGCAGAGGTCAAGAACCTCGTCAGAGAAGTCCCCGAGGAAACGGCGACGGCATCGCAAGCCCCCAGCGCACCTGAGGTCGGGGCATCCGGTGGCGGCGAAAAGGGTGGTGGCTGCAGTTTCTCGCCGGTCACGCCCGTGGTGATGGCCGGAGACAAGACGAAGCCCATCGGGGACGTCAAGCCCGGCGACAAGGTCGAAGCCGCCGACCCCAAGACCGGCAACACGCCGGGGCCCGTACGGTCACGGCGACCTGGGTCAACCACGACCGCGATCTCATCGACCTGA
- a CDS encoding GNAT family N-acetyltransferase produces the protein MITTGRLDASERAAWEGLFRAYMDFYQREEPQETYDRAWREFQQDTRVHALGARLDGELVGITHFLVHANTSGPDVCYLQDLFTAPAARGKGVARALIAAVTEWARERGCSRVYWMTHESNATARRLYDAVADNRGFIRYQIDLPGV, from the coding sequence ATGATCACCACAGGCAGGCTGGACGCGTCCGAACGGGCCGCGTGGGAAGGGTTGTTCCGCGCGTACATGGACTTCTACCAGCGGGAAGAGCCGCAGGAGACGTACGACAGGGCGTGGCGGGAGTTCCAGCAGGACACCCGCGTGCACGCGCTGGGGGCACGGCTCGACGGCGAACTCGTCGGCATCACCCACTTCCTGGTGCACGCCAACACCTCCGGCCCCGACGTGTGTTACCTCCAGGACCTGTTCACCGCCCCGGCGGCGCGGGGCAAGGGCGTGGCCCGTGCGCTCATCGCGGCGGTGACCGAGTGGGCCCGGGAGCGCGGCTGCTCGCGGGTGTACTGGATGACCCACGAGTCCAACGCCACGGCGCGGCGGCTGTACGACGCGGTGGCCGACAACCGTGGTTTCATCCGCTACCAGATCGACCTGCCCGGGGTGTGA
- a CDS encoding DUF4442 domain-containing protein, with protein sequence MTTEQMPIGDMLAATVPMVRTLNLEFLETTADRAVLRLPDQPDYHNHIAGPHAGAMFTLAESASGAIVLTAFGDQLSRAVPLAVRAEIDYKKVAKGPVTATATLGRPAVDVVAELDAGGRPEFPVTIEIQRESDGAVTGVMTVVWTLRPNS encoded by the coding sequence ATGACTACCGAGCAGATGCCGATCGGCGACATGCTGGCCGCCACCGTCCCCATGGTGCGCACCCTCAACCTGGAATTCCTGGAGACCACCGCCGACCGCGCCGTCCTCCGCCTCCCCGACCAGCCGGACTACCACAACCACATCGCCGGCCCCCACGCCGGCGCCATGTTCACCCTCGCCGAATCCGCCAGCGGCGCCATCGTCCTCACCGCCTTCGGCGACCAGCTCTCCCGCGCCGTTCCGTTGGCCGTCCGCGCCGAGATCGACTACAAGAAGGTCGCCAAGGGCCCCGTGACCGCCACAGCGACCCTCGGCCGCCCCGCCGTGGATGTGGTGGCCGAGCTTGACGCGGGCGGGCGTCCGGAGTTCCCGGTGACCATCGAGATCCAGCGGGAGAGCGATGGGGCGGTGACGGGTGTGATGACGGTGGTGTGGACGTTGAGGCCGAATTCCTGA
- a CDS encoding winged helix-turn-helix domain-containing protein, which yields MPVRYPRASHTHHREEQGRCPAPAQPPAPGRTAPSATGTPVPGAGQGPVVVDTERRVAAVAGRRLTLTYLEFELLAHLVAHPRRVHSREQLMAVVWGQPPVGDTRTVDVHIARLRRKLGPAYRDAIVTVRQVGYTYDPWRRSKTG from the coding sequence ATGCCCGTGCGGTACCCGCGCGCGTCGCACACCCACCACCGCGAGGAGCAAGGGCGCTGTCCGGCCCCGGCGCAGCCGCCGGCACCGGGACGGACCGCCCCGTCGGCCACGGGTACCCCGGTCCCCGGCGCGGGGCAGGGGCCGGTGGTGGTGGACACCGAACGCCGCGTCGCCGCCGTCGCCGGCCGCCGACTCACCCTGACCTACCTGGAGTTCGAACTGCTGGCCCACCTCGTGGCCCACCCCCGCCGCGTGCACAGCCGCGAACAACTCATGGCCGTCGTCTGGGGCCAGCCCCCGGTCGGCGACACCCGTACCGTCGACGTCCACATAGCCCGCCTCCGCCGCAAACTCGGCCCGGCCTACCGCGACGCGATCGTCACGGTGCGGCAGGTGGGGTACACCTACGACCCGTGGCGCCGGTCGAAGACGGGGTGA
- a CDS encoding tyrosine-type recombinase/integrase has translation MPLTTDEPRRLLTTPQGRQHAAQFELPLCKGDILGLRWVDLSLDAGTATVRRTHTSGLATLPTKTISSELRIALPAFCVVSPRGHRELQAREKEQTGIDRQDSGYVFTRPGGHPIEPATFTRHFNTLLRDAQLQPIRIRDLRHVTATLLLEQGVEFVVIKELLGHAHTGVPATVCTHVRLHLQRQAMDLLRHALGNLSRATVGPDDGVAPPLCAAARPLTLPSTTAVRQLMGPTGNMFRWGP, from the coding sequence TTGCCCCTCACCACCGATGAGCCCCGACGCCTTCTCACCACCCCTCAGGGCCGCCAGCACGCCGCACAGTTCGAACTCCCCCTGTGCAAGGGCGACATTCTCGGCCTGCGCTGGGTAGACCTCAGCCTCGACGCCGGCACCGCCACCGTCCGCCGCACCCATACCAGCGGTCTGGCCACCTTGCCGACCAAAACCATCAGCTCCGAACTGCGCATCGCCCTGCCTGCCTTCTGCGTCGTCTCACCGCGCGGACACCGCGAACTCCAGGCACGGGAGAAGGAGCAGACGGGCATTGACCGGCAGGACAGCGGATACGTCTTCACGCGTCCGGGCGGGCACCCGATCGAGCCCGCCACCTTCACCCGGCACTTCAACACACTGCTCCGCGACGCGCAGCTGCAGCCGATCCGGATCCGCGACCTTCGCCACGTGACCGCGACGCTGCTCCTGGAGCAGGGCGTCGAGTTCGTCGTCATCAAGGAGCTCCTTGGACACGCCCACACCGGGGTGCCCGCGACGGTATGCACACACGTCCGCCTCCATCTTCAGCGCCAGGCCATGGACCTTCTCCGACACGCCCTCGGCAACCTCAGCCGGGCCACAGTCGGGCCCGACGACGGAGTCGCCCCGCCGCTTTGTGCAGCCGCCCGCCCGTTGACATTGCCGTCAACTACTGCAGTCAGACAGCTCATGGGCCCTACCGGAAACATGTTCCGATGGGGCCCATGA
- a CDS encoding spermidine synthase, whose amino-acid sequence MDERTPVRCEVDFGTARLLPDVDRPGGWLLTLDDAPQSYVDVADPGHLEFEYVRRLAHALDAAADPGEPLDAVHLGGGALTLPRYLAATRPGSRQQVVEADHGLVRLVAEHLPPPPGADITVHTADARDWLAAAPGASADVLVADVFGGSRVPAHLTSVEYLRQAARVLRPDGLYLANLADAAPFAFLGPQIATVGAVFPHVCLIAEPGVLRGRRFGNAVLVAAARELPLAHLTRHAARDALPARVEHGAALRKLAADSRPVTDADAVPSPQPPPGAFSVG is encoded by the coding sequence GTGGACGAGAGAACCCCCGTCAGGTGTGAGGTCGACTTCGGGACCGCCAGACTCCTGCCCGACGTCGACCGCCCCGGCGGCTGGCTGCTGACCCTCGACGACGCACCCCAGTCCTACGTCGACGTGGCCGACCCCGGACACCTGGAGTTCGAGTACGTCCGCCGCCTCGCGCACGCCCTGGACGCCGCCGCCGACCCGGGGGAGCCGCTGGACGCGGTCCACCTCGGCGGCGGCGCGCTCACCCTGCCGCGCTACCTGGCCGCCACCCGCCCCGGCTCCCGCCAGCAGGTGGTCGAGGCCGACCACGGCCTCGTCCGGCTGGTCGCCGAACACCTGCCGCCGCCGCCCGGCGCGGACATCACCGTGCACACCGCCGACGCCCGCGACTGGCTCGCCGCCGCCCCCGGCGCCTCGGCCGACGTGCTCGTCGCCGACGTCTTCGGCGGCTCCCGGGTCCCCGCCCACCTGACCTCCGTGGAGTACCTACGGCAGGCCGCCCGGGTGCTGCGCCCCGACGGGCTCTACCTGGCCAACCTCGCCGACGCCGCGCCGTTCGCCTTCCTCGGGCCGCAGATCGCCACCGTCGGCGCCGTCTTCCCGCACGTCTGCCTGATCGCCGAGCCGGGCGTGCTGCGCGGCCGGCGCTTCGGCAACGCCGTGCTGGTGGCCGCCGCGCGCGAACTGCCGCTCGCCCATCTGACCCGGCACGCCGCGCGCGACGCCTTGCCGGCCCGCGTCGAACACGGCGCCGCCCTGCGGAAGCTGGCGGCCGACTCCCGCCCGGTGACCGACGCCGACGCGGTGCCCTCGCCGCAGCCGCCGCCGGGTGCGTTCAGCGTGGGGTGA
- a CDS encoding oxygenase MpaB family protein — protein MTSLPWIRATVRTAVVSRVHGGDLHLERYSGPPGDPGLMGADGVVWRVHGHPAAMLTGGFAALMLQSLHPLAMAAVDDHSDFRTDPLGRLHRTVGFVTATTFGSTAAAREAIAAVRRVHTRVTGTAPGGRPYHARDPHLLTWVHVAEVACFLAGYQRYAAAPLTAAERDDYYARVAVTAEELGARDVPRSAREVARYLNRVRPELAATPAALEALRFLRSFGRDRAERAAVTVLMNGAIALLPDWARDSLGIHRPRAVRAGWDAPVTRALGGLLVWACRPSEIVTTARLRVAAAPSA, from the coding sequence GTGACGTCCCTGCCCTGGATACGCGCAACGGTCCGCACCGCGGTCGTCAGCCGGGTGCACGGCGGCGACCTGCACCTGGAGCGTTACTCCGGGCCGCCCGGTGACCCGGGGCTGATGGGCGCCGACGGCGTGGTGTGGCGGGTGCACGGCCACCCGGCAGCCATGCTGACCGGCGGTTTCGCCGCGCTGATGCTCCAGTCGCTGCACCCGCTGGCCATGGCCGCGGTGGACGACCACTCCGACTTCCGCACCGATCCGCTGGGACGGCTCCACCGCACCGTCGGCTTCGTGACGGCCACGACGTTCGGCTCCACCGCCGCCGCCCGGGAGGCGATCGCCGCTGTCCGCCGGGTCCACACCCGCGTCACCGGCACCGCACCGGGCGGCAGGCCCTACCACGCCCGCGACCCGCACCTGCTGACCTGGGTGCACGTCGCCGAGGTCGCCTGCTTCCTGGCCGGATACCAGCGGTACGCGGCCGCCCCGCTCACCGCCGCCGAACGCGACGACTACTACGCGCGGGTGGCGGTCACCGCCGAGGAACTGGGCGCCCGTGACGTACCGCGCAGCGCCCGCGAGGTCGCCCGCTACCTGAACCGCGTCCGCCCCGAACTGGCCGCCACCCCGGCCGCGTTGGAAGCGCTGCGCTTCCTGCGTTCCTTCGGGCGGGACCGGGCGGAGCGGGCCGCCGTGACGGTGCTGATGAACGGCGCGATCGCGCTGCTGCCCGACTGGGCGCGCGACAGCCTCGGGATACACCGGCCCCGCGCGGTGCGGGCGGGGTGGGACGCGCCGGTCACGCGGGCGCTCGGCGGCCTCCTGGTGTGGGCCTGCCGGCCGTCGGAAATCGTCACCACCGCACGGCTGCGGGTGGCCGCCGCACCGTCCGCGTGA
- a CDS encoding HYD1 signature containing ADP-ribosyltransferase family protein — protein sequence MDLTIRTSPGHTTTLHTTSKHPFWDATQHAWIPAGTLVAGHALTTESGQKVYVVSVHRHPGAADRDNLTVQQLHTYYVLAGGVPVLVHNSCGLDSEGDPAQTPRALYHYTTEDRAKQIVDSQELSPSLKANNPKDARYGDGQYLTDIAPGTKTQGQLSAAFLRVPWAGQKFTHFIEIDVTGLDIVEGRPGVFLIPNSGNLDLTGRIARWGPN from the coding sequence ATCGACCTGACCATCCGGACCAGCCCCGGCCACACCACGACCCTCCACACCACGTCAAAGCACCCGTTCTGGGACGCTACCCAACACGCCTGGATCCCCGCCGGCACCTTGGTGGCCGGCCACGCCCTCACCACCGAGAGCGGCCAGAAGGTCTACGTCGTCAGCGTCCACCGCCACCCGGGCGCTGCGGACCGCGACAACCTGACTGTCCAGCAGTTGCACACGTACTATGTGCTGGCGGGCGGCGTGCCGGTCTTGGTCCACAATTCTTGCGGGCTGGACAGTGAAGGTGATCCTGCACAGACGCCGCGGGCGCTTTATCACTACACCACGGAGGATCGAGCGAAGCAGATCGTGGATAGCCAGGAGTTGTCTCCGTCGTTGAAGGCGAACAACCCCAAGGATGCCCGGTACGGTGATGGGCAGTATCTCACCGATATTGCGCCGGGAACCAAGACACAAGGTCAGCTCTCGGCGGCCTTCTTGCGAGTGCCGTGGGCTGGACAGAAATTCACACACTTCATCGAGATTGATGTGACCGGCCTTGACATTGTCGAGGGTCGCCCAGGGGTATTCCTGATACCCAACAGTGGAAACCTCGACCTGACCGGACGCATCGCGAGATGGGGGCCAAATTAG